A stretch of Babesia bigemina genome assembly Bbig001, chromosome : III DNA encodes these proteins:
- a CDS encoding eukaryotic aspartyl protease family protein, putative, with the protein MRVTSAYAVVFAAAYLRCVHGLGDNLQSAAISRSQQCRGADCHRDVIIDAYAGADVAAIDKKATPIWNTPAQTLQRSLRAQYPRMLTSQLFMKPKYAIKLHRFTQLNNAKNRRKPGSDNNVHHTGKGSPAHEKTHTKVKGHDSSFIWQSAETATPPAETTTVSGGPGAQMLRQFLFNFENNQYFGEIEVGTPPSKFVVVFDTGSSQLWIPSKQCSSNGCARHRQFDSTQSSTYREPAPGSVASNAYIQYGTGECGMLVSDAPDDRAVLALGADTVRIGPLEVKNQSLGLATYESDHPFGDLPFDGLVGLGFPDAAFSADTDALPLMDNIVKQKLLNRNIMAFYMTKDRTQPGTLSFGSIDPMYVLPGHSPWWFPVVSTDFWEIEMDSILIDGKPMELQRKYNAAIDTGSSLISGPSEVVGPLLEKLSLSGDCSNAASLPTISFVFVDMLGRRIKFDMSPEDYLVRMDEDDADFGMHLATATSSGSSQPGEAAGDHGQRSDGNHDAGGGAARDTTASSEKGDATKSGRKADDGNDRDATSGGQQRTAAKAEWTPDMGTRCAVGIMAMDVPKPKGPLFVMGVSFINRYMAIFDRDAMAVGLVPSAHKQDDSDKQQLLEQDFEISSGERTSPVYNAAQRWASTRTPIQRGR; encoded by the exons ATGAGGGTCACGTCTGCGTATGCCGTCGTTTTCGCGGCAGCATACCTGAGATGTGTGCACGGACTCGGGGACAACCTGCAATCTGCTGCAATTTCGAGGTCGCAGCAATGCCGCGGCGCCGACTGCCACCGGGATGTCATCATCGACGCGTACGCAGGTGCGGATGTTGCCGCGATTGACAAGAAGGCCACGCCGATATGGAACACGCCAGCGCAAACGCTGCAGCGTTCATTGAGGGCGCAGTATCCGCGCATGCTGACATCGCAACTGTTCATGAAGCCCAAGTATGCCATCAAGCTGCACAGGTTCACGCAGCTCAACAATGCCAAGAACAGGCGGAAACCCGGGTCCGACAACAACGTGCACCATACCGGAAAAGGCTCGCCAGCGCATGAGAAAACGCATACAAAAGTCAAAGGCCATGATTCGTCGTTCATCTGGCAGTCTGCGGAGACCGCCACTCCGCCAGCTGAAACCACGACGGTTTCAGGCGGACCTGGCGCGCAGATGCTCCGGCAGTTTCTGTTCAACTTCGAGAACAACCAGTACTTCGGGGAGATCGAGGTGGGCACGCCGCCGTCGAAGTTCGTAGTG GTGTTCGACACCGGGTCCAGCCAACTCTGGATCCCTTCGAAGCAGTGTTCTAG CAACGGATGCGCCAGACACCGGCAATTCGACTCCACGCAGTCGAGCACGTACAGGGAGCCGGCGCCCGGCAGCGTGGCCTCCAACGCGTACATACAGTACGGCACCGGCGAATGCGGTATGTTGGTTTCCGACGCACCTGATGACCGTGCAGTCCTCGCGCTGGGAGCTGACACCGTCAGGATCGGCCCCCTGGAGGTCAAGAACCAGTCGCTGGGGCTGGCCACCTACGAGAGTGACCACCCGTTCGGCGACCTGCCATTCGACGGGCTGGTTGGCCTGGGGTTCCCGGACGCAGCGTTCAGCGCCGACACGGACGCGCTTCCGTTGATGGACAACATCGTCAAGCAG AAACTGCTCAATCGCAACATCATGGCCTTCTACATGACCAAAGACCGCACGCAACCCGGCACGCTGTCGTTCGGCAGCATCGACCCCATGTACGTGCTCCCTGGGCACAGCCCCTGGTGGTTCCCCGTGGTCTCCACCGATTTCTGGGAGATCGAGATGGACTCGATCCTGATCGACGGCAAGCCCATGGAGCTGCAGCGGAAGTACAACGCGGCCATCGACACCGGCAGCAGTCTCATTTCGGGGCCATCCGAGGTAGTTGGGCCACTGTTGGAGAAACTGTCGCTCTCCGGGGACTGCTCCAACGCCGCGTCGCTGCCCACCATCTCGTTCGTGTTCGTCGACATGCTCGGCAGGCGCATCAAGTTCGACATGTCCCCGGAAGACTACCTGGTACGCATGGACGAGGACGACGCCGACTTCGGAATGCATCTCGCCAcggccaccagcagcggcagctCGCAGCCCGGCGAGGCAGCAGGCGACCACGGTCAACGCAGCGACGGGAACCACGATGCGGGCGGCGGTGCGGCCAGGGATACGACAGCGAGTTCCGAAAAGGGCGACGCTACGAAATCTGGCCGCAAAGCCGACGACGGCAACGATCGTGACGCCACATCAGGCGGTCAACAACGCACAGCCGCCAAGGCTGAATGGACACCAGACATGGGAACGCGCTGTGCGGTGGGCATAATGGCGATGGACGTGCCGAAGCCCAAAGGGCCGCTGTTCGTAATGGGCGTGAGCTTCATCAACCGCTACATGGCGATCTTCGACCGAGACGCCATGGCCGTGGGGCTGGTCCCATCCGCCCATAAGCAGGACGACAGCGacaagcagcagctgctggaacAGGACTTCGAGATCTCGTCAGGTGAGCGAACCTCCCCCGTGTATAACGCAGCGCAGCGATGGGCTTCAACTCGTACGCCAATTCAACGTGGACGTTGA
- a CDS encoding RIBOPHORIN I, putative yields MNGQELVLGAFGVYLALFLVIAITSIRAILADDGVDKHTFWDDDVVVDIDTERPINFLNCACYGLSELREVVLRAWSPGIEDTPDGIGATLRRSRDDWQILAATRHVILPTQPVHVSHLMVLKCLRQGGCDDFLFILPFHEAMQTNEIAAIDSETKSKLQVKLIRGVSRAERDCVHVLPDDEYQSFKQDAACRDSCYPAVYRVHLDETIGAETTTKVRVDYYLGKPYTPLQRRLQLGEQQRVAFGLSTLLPSPYHSVSQKTRLILMSELNIDVVSLHVYATLSEIAENIFLCGPFDKVELLSSGEPMVLTIDCTDSLEYIPQLHKQISVPMCPFSGHIQIAEHYVVYNDASPVEGHFSLETLREIDRNEGARRGGGNFVTYMDALFPQQATKLRYYDDIGNISRAYLIDRNASHNYKSVHLLPRYPLLGGWKASFTVQYRLPPCILHSRKEVGYTPIDRFALNNAFRVADWIWNYVKGGEFVVCAPLYPAIYYMYIHRATHTLTLPPGAKVTRVDSPRDAVVEVKQRQRMVLGAAVSIQEITVNVSRLALHGMEPYYTEQVLVAYTVSAWWLWRVFGVVVLHAAAGWAAVHFWRR; encoded by the exons ATGAATGGCCAGGAATTGGTATTAGGCGCATTCGGTGTCTATTTGGCGTTGTTTTTGGTGATTGCCATAACCAGCATCCGAGCAATACTTGCTGACGATGGCGTTGACAAGCACACATTCTGGGATGACGACGTCGTGGTCGATATTGACACTGAGAGGCCCATCAACTTCCTGAACTGTGCCTGCTATGGCCTCTCTGAGCTCAGGGAGGTGGTCCTCCGAGCATGGTCGCCGGGCATTGAAGACACGCCAGATGGTATTGGGGCGACGCTGCGGAGATCCCGTGACGATTGGCAGATCCTTGCGGCCACGCGCCATGTCATACTCCCTACACAACCGGTGCATGTCAGCCACCTGATGGTGCTGAAGTGCCTAAGGCAGGGAGGGTGTGACGATTTTTTGTTCATCCTGCCGTTCCACGAGGCCATGCAGACGAACGAGATCGCCGCCATTGACAGCGAAACCAAGTCAAAGTTGCAGGTTAAACTGATTAGAGGTGTATCAAGAGCCGAACGTGATTGCGTTCACGTCCTCCCCGATGACGAATACCAGTCATTCAAACAAGATGCCGCCTGCAGGGACTCCTGCTACCCGGCGGTGTACCGAGTGCATCTGGACGAAACCATCGGCGCTGAAACCACCACCAAGGTCAGGGTCGACTACTATCTGGGGAAGCCGTACACTCCGCTGCAACGCCGCCTGCAGTTAGGTGAACAGCAACGGGTTGCCTTCGGCCTCAGCACGCTGCTTCCAAGCCCCTACCACTCCGTCTCCCAGAAAACGCGGCTTATATTGATGTCCGAGCTCAATATAGACGTGGTTTCGTTACACGTCTACGCCACTTTGAGTGAGATAGCGGAGAATATCTTCCTTTGCGGACCGTTCGACAAAGTGGAGCTGCTGTCTTCTGGGGAGCCCATGGTTCTCACCATCGACTGCACCGACAGTCTGGAATATATCCCACAGCTGCATAAGCAAATCAGCGTCCCTATGTGCCCCTTCAGTGGCCATATCCAGATTGCGGAGCATTACGTGGTTTACAACGATGCCTCGCCGGTAGAG GGCCACTTCTCCCTGGAAACGCTGAGAGAAATAGATAGGAATGAGGGCGCtcgccgtggcggcgggaATTTCGTGACATACATGGACGCGCTATTTCCGCAGCAGGCGACCAAACTCAGATACTACGATGACATCGGAAACATCTCACGGGCGTACCTGATCGACAGGAATGCGTCACATAACTACAAGTCCGTACAT ctgctgccgagGTACCCGCTGCTGGGTGGATGGAAGGCGTCGTTCACGGTGCAGTACCGCCTACCGCCATGCATCCTGCACTCCAGAAAGGAAGTGGGATACACGCCAATCGATCGATTTGCTCTCAACAACGCCTTTCGCGTCGCCGATTGGATCTGGAATTATGTGAAAGGCGGGGAGTTTGTCGTATGCGCCCCGCTGTACCCGGCGATATACTACATGTATATCCACAGGGCGACGCACACTTTAACGCTGCCACCAG GTGCCAAGGTCACTCGAGTGGATTCGCCACGTGACGCCGTGGTAGAAGTGAAACAACGACAGCGGATGGTGCTCGGCGCAGCTGTATCCATACAAGAAATCACAGTAAACGTATCCAGACTGGCGCTGCACGGCATGGAGCCGTACTACACGGAGCAAGTGCTCGTGGCATACACCGTCAGCGCTTGGTGGCTGTGGCGTGTGTTCGGCGTGGTCGTCCtccacgccgccgccggctgGGCCGCGGTCCACTTCTGGAGAAGGTAA
- a CDS encoding 2-C-methyl-D-erythritol 4-phosphate cytidylyltransferase produces the protein MDTTTISFSRQYLAVRTHISASLPVKAILLCGGVGERMKNDLDRLLRPSNPEASLRADCPSSKQFVFLHGVPVFIYSLAELLRSPVISEVTIATKPEWNLKVLELVDSCTGPLLNIIETRTESCKESPEKNSPQEVAVNAPTAVSGYVVDEDSPHASQSQHDKGCNMSNTDGTTGPVEVDSERAPKFTGVPTLEVDAARKSEYESHLRRYPYFVYDLVDRRCVLSSDEKWLDVLEKAMRGPDPKRYKVVSLCVSGGNRPWSVYNALRRKNALDARMPGCCRAEYIALVHDSVRPLLRHVDLESLVSTARQLGAAVPAVPVTDTIKVVEAHSGRTVVCSTPDRSTLFAVQTPQAFLSSLLKRAYATVLASDEAEPPPHLTDDASFVEQLEGKRVALVPGHRVNVKLTTWEDIGACSRYLREAYFRD, from the exons ATGGACACCACCACGATATCCTTCTCGCGGCAATACCTCGCCGTGAGGACACATATTA GTGCGTCACTGCCTGTTAAGGCCATTCTGCTCTGCGGAGGTGTGGGCGAACGCATGAAAAATGACCTGGatcgactacttcgaccTTCTAACCCAGAAGCAAGCCTGCGAGCCGACTGCCCCTCCAGCAAGCAATTCGTGTTTCTGCATGGCGTGCCGGTGTTCATCTACTCGCTTGCCGAGTTACTGCGCTCTCCTGTGATCAGTGAAGTGACCATCGCTACGAAGCCTGAGTGGAACCTAAAGGTCCTGGAGCTCGTGGACTCGTGCACGGGGCCGTTGCTGAACATTATCGAAACAAGGACTGAGTCGTGTAAAGAATCGCCTGAAAAGAATTCGCCGCAAGAAGTAGCCGTAAATGCGCCAACAGCGGTATCTGGTTACGTCGTCGATGAGGATTCTCCACACGCAtcacaatcgcaacatgATAAAGGATGCAACATGTCCAACACAGATGGCACCACGGGGCCTGTTGAGGTTGATTCCGAACGTGCACCAAAGTTTACGGGAGTACCGACCTTGGAGGTAGACGCGGCACGCAAGTCAGAATATGAATCCCACCTCCGCAGATACCCCTACTTCGTTTACGACCTTGTGGATCGCCGTTGCGTGCTAAGCAGTGATGAAAAGTGGTTGGATGTGCTAGAGAAGGCAATGCGTGGACCCGATCCGAAGCGCTACAAGGTGGTATCCTTGTGCGTCAGCGGTGGTAATCGACCGTGGTCGGTCTACAATGCGTTGCGCCGTAAGAACGCTTTGGATGCGCGGATGCCGGGCTGCTGCAGAGCTGAGTACATAGCCCTGGTGCACGACTCAGTGCGCCCGCTACTACGCCACGTCGACCTGGAGTCGCTAGTGTCAACTGCCCGCCAGCTTGGCGCCgcagtgccggcagtgccgGTAACGGATACCATCAAGGTGGTAGAGGCCCACTCGGGGAGGACTGTAGTGTGCAGCACTCCCGACCGCTCCACCCTTTTCGCAGTCCAGACCCCTCAAGCCTTCCTGTCGTCTCTGTTAAAGAGGGCGTACGCTACGGTGCTGGCATCCGACGAAGCGGAGCCTCCGCCGCACCTCACCGACGACGCTAGCTTTGTGGAACAACTAGAGGGCAAGCGCGTAGCGCTGGTACCCGGCCATCGAGTGAATGTGAAGCTCACGACTTGGGAGGACATCGGTGCATGCTCAAGATACCTTCGTGAGGCGTACTTTCGGGACTAG
- a CDS encoding EF hand domain containing protein, putative, with product MKWQTKPSGRSSASGITGRRRRELTEEQTAEIKDAFAIFDTNGTGRIEIRELKAVLNALGFDPTTDEMYSIMTVVDKDGSGTVSYDDYFKIAKTKILDRDPAEEIAKAFKLFADVNTGTISLKDLRRVADELGEVVSDEELAEMIKEADRDNDGVVNEAEFMKIMRKSNLF from the exons ATGAAGTGGCAGACGAAGCCCAGCGGGCGAAGCTCCGCATCTGGTATCACCGGCCGGCGGCGCCGCGAGCTCACGGAAGAGCAGACCGCGGAGATCAAGGACGCATTCGCCATATTCGACACCAATGGCACGG GTCGCATCGAGATTCGCGAGCTTAAGGCTGTGCTGAATGCGCTGGGATTTGACCCTACCACCGACGAAATGTACTCTATAATGACTGTAGTCGACAAGGACGGATCCGGCACCGTGTCGTACGACGATTACTTCAAGATCGCGAAGACAAAGATA ctggaccGCGATCCCGCCGAGGAGATCGCGAAGGCGTTTAAGCTTTTCGCCGACGTCAACACGGGGACGATCAGTTTGAAG GATCTGCGCCGTGTCGCCGACGAGCTGGGCGAGGTGGTGTCGGATGAGGAACTAGCCGAG ATGATCAAGGAGGCGGACCGCGATAACGACGGCGTGGTCAACGAGGCTGAATTCATGAAGATCATGCGGAAGTCGAACCTTTTTTAA
- a CDS encoding CW-type zinc finger family protein, putative, which translates to MDLSKLAQPIPKQDAPPGPFEADGLAQLARKLDSVPLPSPSAVPVNGPGGEAPSTRPEYRTMSDAARAAMYPAAGGVNPKSKAVAPVKKAPGKLIGKLPSALAQAARATLAGRAESLSMSASLLTASALLAPIPDKLYDDDIPSPPVSGRTNSNGGRSAKPDVAADAAARRKAEAHAPPPTSPMKTRGSTRNTRQSRRAESKSSRSSRTAARQPSPVTTVENWAQCEKCKKWRRLPLSVDTEKLPDFWVCSLNVWDPAHNSCSVPEETFPDLKHHSQPATTPKAKVHASTGKKVTLPVRPVEPRPTSRGFNDRLMDHEVLELLFEKRSDHPLHKRLTVHSLGANSLLATELPHNVLLIDELPTAAALSVANDTSRPPSKLLHPAEELVKDDNVPRDDGTVSIGLARKTEWPTGDNDASTIDTVEEIDPGAEPPRSLLAAMFPKLALQVPKFGKFPPVKREELIRFEKSYNPDEHRPATSTSRSSGRAPPAVANAEVKTPNVVRSGRRSVSVMNAAIKTPGASPIDGKTPVTKATSATASTGKSPRAAHSGTKSASASASRASNAVASEAASAEHKGAALSSVSREDFRGLLSVFVNRKNKQPNGVARKHCLLEDKLRASTLPVESFLQPLSLLAMPIVYPTPEAPAEPAVKRSTRYSVRSAAMQASGVATSAPPEPAPVETKRESKRRMTTRSSRVTVPQSDRQLRRLREEYVRNSTGKSYVKKAKPSPPEPEVPAPATRRPVRRSTSRYARGAATPVAKPPEPEPVATQPTLSKKERMLMMELSIPIEHTAPVERRAASRGRSHRPMSSFGVDASKAMEMLTQPIDFVPDVKKAPGAASTTGSVPGVQPRMCTLDAPAMPALNLQLLSEPIPEFKPEPVEINVDVYKNPRLLTEV; encoded by the coding sequence ATGGACCTCTCCAAGCTAGCGCAGCCCATCCCCAAACAGGATGCGCCACCCGGCCCTTTTGAGGCCGACGGCCTGGCCCAATTGGCGCGCAAATTGGACTCCGTGCCGCTGCCGTCGCCATCCGCCGTTCCTGTCAACGGCCCCGGCGGCGAGGCGCCTTCCACAAGGCCAGAATACAGAACGATGTCCGACGCCGCGCGTGCAGCCATGTACCCGGCTGCCGGCGGTGTGAACCCGAAATCGAAGGCCGTTGCGCCGGTGAAGAAGGCGCCAGGGAAGCTTATTGGCAAACTCCCTTCCGCCCTGGCCCAGGCTGCGCGTGCGACGCTCGCCGGCCGTGCCGAAAGCCTCAGCATGAGTGCCTCCCTCCTCACGGcgtcggcgctgctggcgccAATTCCGGACAAGCTGTACGATGACGACATTCCCTCGCCTCCAGTGTCTGGTCGCACGAACTCCAACGGGGGCCgcagcgccaaacctgATGTCGCTGCCGACGCCGCGGCCCGCCGCAAGGCCGAGGCGCACGCTCCGCCGCCAACCTCGCCGATGAAAACGCGAGGTTCCACGCGCAATACCCGCCAGTCGAGGCGTGCAGAGTCCAAATCTTCGCGTTCCTCGCGTACCGCTGCCAGGCAGCCGTCACCGGTCACGACTGTCGAGAACTGGGCCCAATGTGAAAAATGTAAAAAATGGCGAAGGTTGCCGCTCTCAGTGGATACCGAGAAGCTGCCCGACTTTTGGGTCTGTTCGTTGAACGTTTGGGACCCCGCTCACAATTCGTGCTCGGTGCCTGAAGAGACCTTCCCCGATCTCAAGCACCACTCCCAACCCGCGACCACCCCCAAGGCGAAGGTGCATGCCTCCACGGGCAAGAAGGTCACGCTCCCAGTTCGCCCCGTCGAACCAAGGCCCACATCCAGGGGGTTCAATGACCGCCTCATGGACCATGAGGtgctggagctgctgtTCGAAAAGAGGAGCGACCACCCGTTGCACAAGCGGCTGACAGTCCACTCACTGGGCGCAAACAGCCTGCTAGCGACGGAGCTGCCGCACAACGTGCTCCTTATTGACGAGTTGCCGACGGCGGCCGCCCTCAGCGTCGCCAACGACACGTCACGGCCGCCCAGCAAACTGCTCCATCCCGCGGAGGAACTTGTCAAGGACGACAACGTCCCGCGCGATGACGGCACGGTCTCCATCGGCTTGGCCAGGAAGACCGAGTGGCCCACAGGGGACAACGACGCGTCGACCATCGACACCGTGGAGGAAATCGACCCTGGTGCGGAGCCGCCTCGGTCGCTGTTGGCCGCGATGTTCCCGAAGCTGGCTCTGCAGGTGCCCAAATTTGGCAAATTCCCGCCAGTTAAACGCGAAGAGCTGATCAGATTCGAGAAGTCGTACAATCCTGACGAACATAGGCCGGCCACGTCCACCTCCAGATCGTCTGGACGTGCACCGCCTGCTGTTGCCAATGCTGAAGTCAAAACGCCGAACGTTGTCAGATCCGGCAGAAGGTCGGTTAGTGTAATGAATGCAGCTATTAAAACGCCTGGCGCCAGCCCCATCGATGGCAAGACGCCAGTTACGAAAGCGACCAGTGCAACGGCGTCAACCGGTAAGTCGCCGCGCGCCGCTCATTCCGGAACGAAGAGCGCAAGCGCGTCTGCCTCCAGAGCCTCGAACGCAGTCGCTTCCGAGGCGGCAAGTGCCGAACACAAGGGAGCAGCCCTCTCATCCGTGAGCCGTGAGGACTTCAGAGGCCTACTGTCTGTGTTCGTTAACCGTAAGAACAAGCAGCCGAACGGGGTTGCCCGCAAGCACTGCCTGCTGGAGGATAAACTGCGCGCGAGCACACTGCCTGTGGAATCGTTCCTGCAGCCGCTGTCGCTGCTCGCAATGCCGATCGTCTACCCAACACCTGAGGCCCCGGCCGAACCCGCGGTGAAGCGTAGCACCCGCTACAGCGTCCGTTCCGCCGCGATGCAGGCGTCTGGCGTTGCGACCtcagcgccgccggagCCCGCGCCAGTGGAGACCAAACGCGAATCCAAGCGACGCATGACCACACGCTCTTCGCGGGTTACCGTGCCGCAGAGTGACCGGCAGTTGCGCAGACTACGTGAAGAATACGTGCGTAACAGCACCGGGAAATCGTATGTGAAGAAGGCGAAGCCGTCGCCGCCGGAGCCCGAAGTGCCCGCCCCGGCCACCAGACGACCGGTCAGGCGTTCGACGAGCCGCTATGCGCGAggagcagcgactccagTCGCTAAGCCGCCGGAACCGGAGCCTGTTGCGACCCAACCCACCCTAAGCAAGAAGGAGAGGATGCTGATGATGGAATTGTCAATCCCTATCGAGCACACCGCACCTGTTGAACGGCGTGCGGCCTCACGCGGCAGAAGCCACCGCCCTATGTCGTCTTTCGGTGTCGACGCGTCCAAAGCAATGGAGATGCTGACGCAGCCGATAGACTTTGTGCCCGATGTCAAAAAGGCCCCCGGGGCCGCGTCTACAACGGGCAGTGTCCCCGGAGTCCAACCGCGGATGTGCACGCTCGACGCTCCCGCTATGCCGGCGCTCAATCTCCAGCTATTGTCTGAGCCGATCCCGGAGTTCAAGCCGGAGCCTGTCGAGATCAATGTCGATGTATACAAGAACCCTAGGTTGCTCACGGAGGTGTAG